The Bos indicus isolate NIAB-ARS_2022 breed Sahiwal x Tharparkar chromosome 12, NIAB-ARS_B.indTharparkar_mat_pri_1.0, whole genome shotgun sequence genomic sequence TGTCTGATGGTGATTTACAGTTGGGCTCTGATAGACAACCCTATTTTGGTAGCTGGCCTGAGGGGCCTCATAAGTTTATATGTGAACAGAGACCAAAGAAAGATAGACGGCAAAAGCTGGCTCATCCTGACAGCAGGGGGCAGTTGATCAAATTGATCTCCACTTCGGAAGGGCCGGGAGACAGTCCAGAAACATTGATAGAAGAGAAGCTATCGATAGAAAATGAAGACTTGTCATCTCCAACTGAGAATATAGATTCTGtcatagaaacagagacaaaTATCTTTGAAAGCCAGATCTTTAAACTGGATATCCTGAAGAGTACCTTACATTcaacagagaataaaaagaggcagaaaaggaTTTTCAGTCTGGCACCAAACTTTAACTTACTGGGACAGAGTCATACCAATGTAAAAGAAATGGGGAAATGTGACTTGTTAACAGAAAGCCAAGgactaaaaattattttggaagaagaaaaagatgaaatttcagaaataaataatgaagagaaTAAGCAACACATTATGACCTTCGATTATCATCCGTCATGGTTTTACTTTGACATTTACTTTGACATTGTCAAAGATTCTCTTCTAAATGTTGGTGGACAATTTTATTCTCATTACCTGCTATTTAATAGAGTAAGgcattctgtgtatttttacagAAACCCCATTCCTTCTCTTATGCTACAGTATCCATCTAGCTTTTGGAAGATatctttttcaggcaagaaactGTTTTCGACTTTCAACTCTCAGAGAAGAGTAGATGATAAACTAAATGATGTAAGGTTTACTTCTTCAGAAATTTTAAGTAGCCAGCCTGATACTTTGTACTCTTCTAGTGTCACCTCTGATCCTCACTCCTTAAATCAAAGTTTTGTTGAAAAGCTAAAGACATGGGAAGAACCTAGGCCTTTATCGTTCCTACAAACTCAGGATAACCAAGATTTAACAAGCCCTGACTACTTTGATTCTCTTGAGCTACCATTATCACAGGAGTTTGCCTTTCAACTAGTAAAGCTTTTTGGATCTCCTGGAGTTCCAGTGGGTAAATTGAGTTTATTTGGTACAAATAAAAAGTCCAGTTTAATATATGTGAGTAATTTTTGAGGTGTTTCTACCTCATGTTAGTGATTTCTTACAGTTAACTGATCTTGCGATGCTTTTCAGAGATGGAAGTGGAGGATGTATAGCAAATGGTGCTTGATGGAGTCAAGCCCCAAGTCCCACTGCCAGATCGACCAGTAGTCTGAAATGTCTTTGAGCATGTTGAATACTTGGACTCTCAATTTAAACAGACAGTAGGAAGAATGAAGAACGAGACAGGCTAACAGTGATTGGTAACAAATAGAGATGGACTgctttatttttggaaaaatctTTCTGCTTTCTACATTTCCCTTGTTTAGCATATGACCCTTTCTCATTCACAGTTGGGCTTGTAGATATGAGAATAGTAAAATGATGGACAATGAAAATTAAGTGATGAAAAAAATACCTGaaatcagttttaatttttaaagactgtCTGAGAAGGGTAGTGAAAAGAAGGTTAGGAAGGAGTCTGACTGGttgactttttttaatattataagtaATATTGTTATAACATTATAAGTAAATATTCTAAGTAAATTTCCTCTAAATAATATGCCTATTTAAGATACTGAAtatcttaaaaagtaaatgaagaacATATCCCAATTTTTCCTTGTCTGTAAGTCAGTTGCACATGTTAATGATTTCTTGTAATTACATGTCCCCTTGCTTGGGGACAGAAGCTGTAAGAGCTAAGAAGTAAAGCTCCAGTCCCTGCATCCAATATCTTCCTGATAGTCTTTTTCTTCTGCACCTACCATTGAGCCTGTGATT encodes the following:
- the LOC109566793 gene encoding uncharacterized protein isoform X3 — its product is MKPYVEMAIGKGYRVEFHEPETWWKFDPEELEKRNKHGVSRKKIAQMLDRYEYQMSISIVMNSVEPPHKSTQRPPPQERQRERDLKKTGHRFSKARKRNRKRSKKQNSHNKIMEENSFETLNYLTPGDQDPSQSEEEDLEETKRESECSLTVSLRNEVGDFLNVHKDKRQEDINSENSLPDVMSVVELDSPPKNYLPKDNDDLFLSLSLMPNESSVSCPTVTQNISCVASDDCSVTEVEKRIENRNIMTLNTQDKFAEAPCLFMQKGEMVDESLLNETSLCHQYTSGTSDKVLRKEQAVNTTKNNNWAFFSNDLSDGDLQLGSDRQPYFGSWPEGPHKFICEQRPKKDRRQKLAHPDSRGQLIKLISTSEGPGDSPETLIEEKLSIENEDLSSPTENIDSVIETETNIFESQIFKLDILKSTLHSTENKKRQKRIFSLAPNFNLLGQSHTNVKEMGKCDLLTESQGLKIILEEEKDEISEINNEENKQHIMTFDYHPSWFYFDIYFDIVKDSLLNVGGQFYSHYLLFNRVRHSVYFYRNPIPSLMLQYPSSFWKISFSGKKLFSTFNSQRRVDDKLNDVRFTSSEILSSQPDTLYSSSVTSDPHSLNQSFVEKLKTWEEPRPLSFLQTQDNQDLTSPDYFDSLELPLSQEFAFQLVKLFGSPGVPVESLLPEDCVVPLDRKTLKMIYLQWKTSVEKRQKKIG
- the LOC109566793 gene encoding uncharacterized protein isoform X4; amino-acid sequence: MWKWRNKHGVSRKKIAQMLDRYEYQMSISIVMNSVEPPHKSTQRPPPQERQRERDLKKTGHRFSKARKRNRKRSKKQNSHNKIMEENSFETLNYLTPGDQDPSQSEEEDLEETKRESECSLTVSLRNEVGDFLNVHKDKRQEDINSENSLPDVMSVVELDSPPKNYLPKDNDDLFLSLSLMPNESSVSCPTVTQNISCVASDDCSVTEVEKRIENRNIMTLNTQDKFAEAPCLFMQKGEMVDESLLNETSLCHQYTSGTSDKVLRKEQAVNTTKNNNWAFFSNDLSDGDLQLGSDRQPYFGSWPEGPHKFICEQRPKKDRRQKLAHPDSRGQLIKLISTSEGPGDSPETLIEEKLSIENEDLSSPTENIDSVIETETNIFESQIFKLDILKSTLHSTENKKRQKRIFSLAPNFNLLGQSHTNVKEMGKCDLLTESQGLKIILEEEKDEISEINNEENKQHIMTFDYHPSWFYFDIYFDIVKDSLLNVGGQFYSHYLLFNRVRHSVYFYRNPIPSLMLQYPSSFWKISFSGKKLFSTFNSQRRVDDKLNDVRFTSSEILSSQPDTLYSSSVTSDPHSLNQSFVEKLKTWEEPRPLSFLQTQDNQDLTSPDYFDSLELPLSQEFAFQLVKLFGSPGVPVESLLPEDCVVPLDRKTLKMIYLQWKTSVEKRQKKIG